In one Mucilaginibacter sp. PAMB04168 genomic region, the following are encoded:
- a CDS encoding DUF4159 domain-containing protein, translating into MKIKALFLLFIPLLLSSYRQVPTYTLARLKYNGGGDWYGDRTALPNLIRFCNQNLKTNFKVEDETVEAGSAELFNYPFVFMTGHGNVIFSEHDVRNLRQYLTGGGFLHICDNYGLDKFIRPEMKKVFPELNFVELPFNHPIYHQKFDFPAGLPKIHEHDSKRPQGFGLIYKGRLVCFYDVECDLGNGWEDLGTYAGDSQEVRLKALKMGANLVQYALTQ; encoded by the coding sequence ATGAAAATTAAAGCACTGTTTCTACTGTTTATACCCCTGTTGCTAAGCAGTTACAGGCAGGTGCCTACTTACACCTTGGCGCGCCTTAAATACAATGGCGGCGGTGATTGGTACGGCGACCGTACAGCATTACCCAACCTCATTAGGTTTTGTAACCAAAATTTAAAAACCAATTTTAAGGTTGAGGATGAAACCGTAGAAGCAGGGAGCGCCGAGCTGTTTAATTACCCCTTTGTGTTTATGACCGGCCACGGTAATGTTATCTTTTCTGAACATGATGTGCGTAACTTGCGGCAGTATTTAACCGGTGGCGGGTTTTTGCACATATGCGATAATTATGGGTTAGATAAGTTTATTCGCCCCGAAATGAAGAAGGTTTTTCCTGAACTTAATTTTGTAGAATTACCATTCAATCATCCTATATACCATCAGAAATTTGATTTTCCTGCCGGCTTGCCTAAAATACATGAGCATGACAGTAAGCGCCCGCAAGGTTTCGGCCTGATTTACAAGGGGCGTTTGGTTTGCTTTTATGATGTGGAGTGCGATTTAGGCAATGGGTGGGAAGACCTGGGTACTTATGCTGGTGATAGCCAGGAAGTACGCTTAAAAGCTTTAAAGATGGGTGCCAACTTAGTGCAATATGCATTAACCCAATAG
- the ispF gene encoding 2-C-methyl-D-erythritol 2,4-cyclodiphosphate synthase has protein sequence MSKIRIGFGFDVHQMKEDHPFVMGGVTLPHHSGAFGHSDADVMVHAICDALLGAANLRDIGYHFSNKDERWRGISSLILLQHVIKLLQEKGWNVGNIDAMICLEAPKINPHIPAMKANIAQAAGISEDDISIKATTNEQMGFIGRGEGVVAYAVCLIEK, from the coding sequence ATGAGTAAGATACGTATAGGCTTTGGTTTTGATGTACACCAGATGAAAGAAGACCATCCCTTTGTGATGGGTGGAGTTACCCTGCCGCACCATTCGGGTGCTTTTGGGCATTCTGATGCTGACGTTATGGTGCACGCCATTTGTGATGCTTTACTGGGCGCAGCCAACCTGCGCGATATCGGGTATCACTTTAGTAATAAAGATGAACGCTGGCGGGGCATAAGCAGCCTTATTTTACTACAACATGTTATAAAACTCTTGCAAGAGAAGGGCTGGAACGTAGGTAATATCGATGCCATGATATGCCTCGAAGCGCCTAAAATAAACCCGCACATACCCGCCATGAAAGCAAACATTGCCCAGGCGGCAGGCATCAGCGAAGATGATATCTCCATTAAAGCTACCACTAATGAGCAAATGGGTTTCATAGGCCGCGGAGAAGGTGTAGTAGCCTATGCGGTTTGTTTGATAGAAAAGTAG
- a CDS encoding SUMF1/EgtB/PvdO family nonheme iron enzyme, translating to MIKHFTKSALLLGCVGLLLGSCSKPMRSQKTGVVYNNKDNGGYMRFQQTHPAPGPGLIAIEGGTFVLGGSADQDVTFDYNNTRRRVTIASFYMDESEVSNQDWLDYLHYISITYSGDRELYYNAVPDTLVWRRPLSYNEPYVDNYLRHPAFQDYPVVGVTWEQAQEYCVFRTNQINENILRETGRLASWKDAATGGKGDQPFDTDIYLNNQYNGKDGKNAMKNLNPSAKAGGTGKATRPVRMEDGILKPAYRLPTEAEWEYAALGLAGNTEFENIEDGKIYPWNGMGVRSAKKRTRGMIMANFKRGEGDNMGVGGSLNDKADITAPVRSYQPNDFGLYNMAGNVNEWTNDTYRQMTFEDVEDFNPFRGNEYTNKRLADAEKGIYAKDKYGRVIKDAAKSNKKLPWNEFIAQQQGQKPATTVGTPSGVPVGAATASIAGKPFKADQRGFADSTDNSLYGVTTLVNDHSKVYKGGSWNDRAMWLNPATRRFMDQGDASAEVGFRCAMSMVGAPEINPNGKTHFSVKKPKNYNPKK from the coding sequence ATGATTAAGCATTTTACTAAATCTGCTTTACTATTGGGATGTGTGGGATTGTTATTAGGCAGTTGCAGTAAACCAATGCGTTCGCAAAAAACCGGCGTTGTTTACAATAACAAAGACAATGGCGGTTACATGCGTTTCCAACAAACGCATCCGGCTCCCGGACCAGGGCTGATAGCTATTGAAGGCGGTACGTTCGTATTAGGTGGCAGCGCCGATCAGGATGTAACTTTCGATTACAATAACACACGTCGTCGTGTAACTATCGCTTCGTTTTATATGGACGAAAGCGAAGTATCTAACCAAGACTGGCTGGATTATCTTCATTACATTAGCATTACCTACTCTGGTGACAGAGAGCTATATTATAATGCGGTACCTGATACGCTGGTATGGCGCAGACCTTTGTCATATAACGAACCTTACGTAGATAATTACCTGAGGCACCCGGCTTTTCAGGACTACCCGGTTGTGGGCGTTACCTGGGAGCAAGCTCAAGAGTATTGTGTTTTCCGGACTAACCAGATAAACGAAAACATTTTACGCGAGACTGGTCGCTTAGCATCATGGAAAGATGCCGCTACAGGCGGCAAAGGCGACCAGCCATTTGATACAGACATTTACCTGAACAACCAATACAATGGCAAAGACGGTAAAAATGCCATGAAAAACCTTAACCCGAGTGCTAAAGCTGGTGGTACTGGCAAAGCTACCCGACCTGTACGTATGGAAGATGGTATTTTGAAACCAGCTTACCGTTTACCTACAGAAGCGGAATGGGAATATGCTGCATTGGGTTTAGCTGGCAACACTGAGTTTGAAAACATTGAAGACGGCAAAATATATCCGTGGAATGGCATGGGTGTACGCTCGGCAAAAAAACGCACCCGTGGTATGATTATGGCTAACTTTAAACGTGGCGAGGGTGACAACATGGGTGTAGGCGGTTCCTTGAATGATAAAGCCGACATTACTGCTCCGGTACGTTCTTATCAGCCTAATGATTTTGGTTTGTATAACATGGCCGGTAATGTTAACGAATGGACTAACGATACTTACCGCCAAATGACGTTTGAGGACGTTGAAGATTTTAACCCGTTCCGTGGTAACGAGTATACTAACAAACGCCTTGCCGATGCCGAAAAAGGTATTTATGCAAAAGACAAATATGGCCGCGTAATTAAGGATGCTGCTAAATCGAACAAAAAACTACCTTGGAACGAGTTTATTGCTCAGCAACAAGGACAAAAACCAGCAACTACTGTTGGCACACCAAGCGGTGTACCTGTTGGCGCTGCTACCGCTTCAATAGCCGGCAAGCCATTTAAAGCAGATCAACGCGGCTTTGCCGACTCAACTGATAACAGTTTGTATGGTGTAACTACTTTGGTGAACGATCACTCTAAGGTTTACAAAGGTGGTTCATGGAATGACCGCGCTATGTGGTTAAACCCAGCTACCCGCCGCTTTATGGACCAAGGCGATGCCAGCGCCGAAGTTGGTTTCCGCTGCGCCATGAGCATGGTTGGCGCTCCAGAAATTAACCCTAATGGTAAAACACACTTCAGTGTTAAAAAACCTAAAAACTATAATCCAAAGAAATAA
- the porV gene encoding type IX secretion system outer membrane channel protein PorV has product MKFLKFYTLLLSCCIVPAAVMAQGTVNNSTTTNGSSTNGLITAVPFLTIAPDSRSGAMGDAGVALSPDVNANYWNPSKLAFIEGRDNVALSYSPWLRRLVSDVNLAYLSYARKLDDRNAIGLSLRYFNLGSIQLIDAGQTDQGTYSPNEFSIDGSFARKFGQNFSLALTARYIHSGLTNGAVVNGQQTKAGNAVAADVSAYYTKQTIQFGKQAQLSFGATASNLGTKMSFSTNGQSYFLPANLRLGVADTWFLENNSHFTLTLDINKLMVPTPPIRDNKGNVIQGYDDDRSIPAGIFGSFADAPGGFGEELKEISYAAGAEYGYNKQIFFRAGYFYENPSKGDRQYATLGAGFKYNIFNLDLAYLLATQQKSPLANTLRFTLSATFGGK; this is encoded by the coding sequence ATGAAATTTTTAAAGTTTTACACTTTATTACTGTCCTGTTGCATAGTGCCCGCGGCTGTAATGGCACAGGGAACGGTAAATAACAGCACAACAACAAATGGCAGCAGTACAAATGGACTCATCACAGCTGTTCCTTTTTTAACCATAGCGCCAGATTCGCGCTCTGGTGCCATGGGAGATGCCGGCGTAGCTTTATCTCCCGATGTTAATGCCAACTACTGGAACCCCTCAAAACTGGCCTTTATTGAAGGCCGGGATAATGTTGCGCTTTCTTATAGTCCATGGTTACGCAGACTCGTATCTGACGTTAATTTAGCTTACCTGAGTTATGCCCGCAAACTGGACGACCGTAATGCAATCGGCCTTTCATTACGCTACTTTAATTTAGGCAGCATACAACTTATAGATGCCGGCCAAACCGATCAGGGAACTTACAGCCCAAATGAGTTTTCTATAGATGGTTCGTTTGCACGCAAGTTTGGGCAAAATTTTTCATTAGCTTTAACTGCCAGGTACATCCATTCGGGGCTAACCAACGGCGCGGTTGTTAACGGACAGCAAACCAAGGCGGGGAATGCGGTAGCTGCTGATGTTTCGGCTTATTACACCAAGCAAACCATTCAGTTTGGTAAGCAGGCACAATTATCATTCGGTGCAACAGCTTCCAACCTCGGCACTAAAATGAGTTTTTCTACAAATGGGCAAAGCTATTTTCTGCCCGCCAATTTAAGGTTGGGCGTGGCCGATACCTGGTTTTTAGAGAACAACAGTCACTTTACACTTACGCTTGATATTAATAAGCTAATGGTGCCTACACCACCCATACGCGATAATAAAGGCAATGTGATACAAGGCTATGACGACGACCGCTCCATCCCTGCAGGCATATTTGGCTCGTTTGCCGATGCGCCGGGCGGTTTTGGCGAAGAACTGAAAGAGATAAGCTATGCTGCAGGTGCTGAATATGGCTACAATAAGCAAATATTTTTCAGGGCGGGCTATTTTTACGAGAATCCATCTAAAGGCGATCGTCAGTATGCTACGCTGGGCGCCGGTTTCAAATACAACATTTTTAACCTCGACTTAGCATACCTGCTGGCTACACAGCAAAAAAGTCCGTTGGCTAATACCCTCCGTTTTACACTAAGTGCTACCTTTGGCGGTAAATAA
- a CDS encoding 16S rRNA (uracil(1498)-N(3))-methyltransferase, producing the protein MQIFYTPDLPEGASHYTLSEEESKHCIRVLRLEQDDSIQLVDGRGGFYTARIIDPHPKKTLLVITEAQQAFGKRNHYLHIAVAPTKNIERLEWFLEKATEIGIDEVSLILCQRSERKEAKVERLDKIITSAVKQSIKAYHPKLYPIQPLAKLLSIPFNGQKFIAHCLPGEDKVSLAAQLQLQGHCLILIGPEGDFTEKEIADALQSGFKPITLGESRLRTETAALEACFEVNFLNR; encoded by the coding sequence ATGCAAATCTTTTACACGCCTGATTTACCCGAAGGTGCTTCACATTATACCTTAAGCGAGGAGGAAAGTAAGCACTGTATACGTGTGCTGCGGCTGGAACAAGATGATAGCATTCAACTGGTTGATGGTAGGGGCGGTTTTTATACTGCACGAATTATTGACCCGCATCCTAAAAAAACATTACTGGTTATCACAGAGGCGCAACAAGCGTTTGGTAAGCGCAACCATTACCTACATATTGCTGTTGCACCTACCAAAAATATAGAGCGGCTGGAATGGTTTCTGGAAAAAGCTACCGAGATAGGTATTGATGAAGTGTCGCTCATTCTATGCCAGCGCTCAGAACGTAAGGAAGCTAAAGTTGAACGGTTAGACAAGATCATTACCTCCGCTGTAAAGCAATCTATTAAAGCTTACCACCCCAAATTATATCCTATACAGCCGCTGGCTAAGTTATTGAGTATCCCCTTCAACGGACAAAAGTTTATAGCACACTGCCTGCCCGGCGAGGATAAGGTAAGCCTGGCTGCTCAATTGCAGCTACAGGGCCATTGCCTCATACTGATTGGACCGGAGGGCGATTTTACCGAAAAAGAAATTGCCGATGCTTTGCAAAGCGGCTTCAAACCCATAACTTTAGGCGAAAGCCGCCTGCGTACCGAAACAGCTGCGCTGGAAGCCTGTTTTGAGGTTAATTTTTTGAACAGGTAA
- a CDS encoding glycosyltransferase translates to MAHKQIFQADNPKRWNSFKWLSRVLLFILVSGVVGAAITVTSKQYPELPNLTPTPKKLTKAELNKLKRSTEYRDFTVQKAQIQEIRRALHLHQLKHPNNAFRINVGFYHAWEPQAYTSLVDNIGKLDMVVSEGFAITPGEDTITVRMDTGLVNLNKRHHKPVVITLTNYINYNNVSGGFDSKDVNRIVGNPKLRTAFINNIAESLTKYKLKGLNLSFDDIKDRNRPAYRAFQQELYSTLHTQGFLLTQNVVPEDDEFDLKFLQKVNDYLFVMAIDQHNDASNAGDISHQHWVEQILDKVCEQVPSEKVILTVAGGGFDWAEHNYGTSVGYQEAVSTAQEHNSKINYNPESANLNFSYRGSDSLMHTVYFADAATNFNIIRMADDWATGGVALWRLGTEDPRLWSFFQKNLSTDSLRKTGIDIKKLTKVGLNKKVDYTGEGEVLYLISEPKTGKIDVKFDPKTFTITNQTYIELPTKYVIRRYGYAPKKVVLTFDDGPDPTYTPQILDILKKEKVPASFFVVGAMVEKNMPLLRRIYNEGYEIGNHTFFHPDISKIPLQRVSLELNATRKLIESITGHSTVLFRAPFNADAEPQTLDEIIPVAQSKKENYINIGEFIDPHDWEPGVTADSIVARTIKQSGNGSMILLHDAGGDSREETVKALPRIIQYFKSKGYEFTTIADVLNKSKDELMPPVTDDANSGITGGLYDLFNSGLFYGNWFLLYLFLTAIFLAVGRIILIGILAVRQFALNKKAPDHDVDVSALPPVSIIVPAYNEEVTAVKTIQSLMQLEYPKMEILFVDDGSKDRTFEVVSTAYQNHDMVKILTKPNGGKASALNFGIAQAKYNYVVCIDADTLLKNDAIIHLMAYFTDEEIGAVAGTVKVGNETNLITRWQSIEYITAQNMDRRAFDLLNSITVVPGAIGAFRKEAIFEAGGFTTDTLAEDCDLTMRILKLGYVIRNAGEAIAYTEAPETVHMLMKQRFRWSYGVMQSFWKNRDALFNRKYKFFGMVGMPNILIFQIILPLFSPLADLMMIGGFFSDHPEKIFAFYLAFIVIDLLVAVIAFRMEKESYRKLIYIIPQRFAWRQLMYYILFKSLRHALKGQHSGWGNLKRTGNVKV, encoded by the coding sequence ATGGCTCATAAACAAATTTTTCAAGCTGATAATCCTAAACGTTGGAATAGCTTTAAATGGCTTAGCCGAGTGCTGCTGTTTATTTTAGTAAGCGGCGTAGTAGGCGCTGCAATTACTGTTACGTCAAAGCAGTATCCCGAGCTTCCCAACCTTACGCCAACACCTAAAAAGCTAACCAAAGCCGAGTTAAACAAGCTCAAGCGATCAACCGAATACCGCGATTTTACGGTTCAGAAAGCTCAGATACAGGAGATCAGGCGGGCATTACACTTGCATCAGCTTAAACATCCAAATAACGCTTTCCGGATTAACGTAGGCTTTTATCACGCCTGGGAACCACAGGCCTATACCTCGCTGGTTGATAACATAGGCAAACTGGACATGGTAGTGAGCGAAGGCTTTGCCATTACTCCTGGTGAAGACACCATTACCGTGCGTATGGACACCGGCCTGGTAAACCTGAATAAACGCCATCATAAACCCGTTGTCATAACACTTACCAATTATATTAATTACAACAATGTAAGCGGCGGTTTCGATAGTAAGGACGTTAACCGCATAGTTGGCAACCCTAAGCTGCGTACAGCATTCATTAACAACATTGCCGAAAGCTTAACCAAATACAAGCTTAAAGGCCTTAACTTGAGCTTTGACGACATAAAAGATCGTAACCGGCCGGCATACCGTGCATTTCAGCAGGAGCTTTACAGCACATTGCACACCCAGGGCTTTCTGTTAACCCAAAATGTGGTGCCCGAAGATGACGAGTTTGACTTGAAGTTTTTACAAAAAGTGAACGATTACCTTTTTGTAATGGCTATTGACCAGCATAACGATGCCAGTAACGCAGGCGATATTTCGCACCAGCATTGGGTGGAGCAAATACTGGATAAAGTATGTGAGCAGGTACCCAGCGAGAAGGTTATTTTGACGGTGGCAGGCGGCGGTTTTGACTGGGCCGAACATAATTACGGCACCTCAGTAGGCTACCAGGAGGCTGTAAGTACCGCTCAGGAACACAACAGCAAAATTAATTACAACCCCGAGTCTGCCAACTTGAACTTTTCTTACCGTGGGTCAGACTCTTTGATGCACACCGTATACTTTGCCGATGCTGCCACCAATTTCAACATCATCCGCATGGCCGATGATTGGGCTACCGGCGGCGTGGCCTTATGGCGGCTCGGAACTGAAGACCCGCGCTTGTGGTCATTTTTCCAAAAGAACTTATCTACCGATTCTTTACGCAAAACGGGTATCGATATAAAAAAACTCACCAAAGTAGGCTTAAATAAAAAGGTTGATTACACCGGCGAGGGTGAGGTGCTATACCTTATATCTGAACCTAAAACGGGCAAAATTGATGTAAAGTTCGATCCTAAAACTTTCACCATCACCAACCAGACTTATATAGAGCTGCCTACCAAATATGTGATCAGGCGGTATGGCTATGCGCCAAAAAAGGTGGTTCTTACGTTTGATGATGGTCCGGATCCTACCTATACACCGCAAATACTGGACATACTAAAGAAAGAAAAAGTACCGGCTTCGTTTTTTGTGGTGGGTGCTATGGTTGAAAAAAACATGCCTCTGCTGCGTCGCATTTACAATGAAGGCTATGAGATTGGCAACCACACCTTCTTTCACCCCGATATCTCCAAAATCCCTCTCCAACGCGTAAGTCTGGAGTTAAATGCCACCCGCAAGCTTATTGAATCCATAACCGGGCACAGTACCGTGCTTTTCAGGGCGCCGTTTAATGCTGATGCCGAGCCGCAAACACTTGACGAGATCATTCCGGTGGCGCAAAGCAAAAAAGAGAATTACATTAACATAGGCGAGTTTATTGATCCGCACGACTGGGAACCCGGCGTAACAGCCGACAGTATTGTAGCCCGTACCATTAAACAATCTGGAAACGGCTCCATGATATTGCTACACGATGCCGGCGGCGATTCGCGCGAGGAAACGGTTAAGGCATTGCCGCGCATTATCCAATACTTTAAAAGCAAGGGTTATGAGTTTACCACCATTGCCGATGTATTAAACAAGAGCAAGGATGAACTGATGCCGCCTGTAACGGACGATGCCAACAGCGGCATCACCGGCGGATTGTATGATCTGTTTAACTCGGGCTTATTTTATGGCAACTGGTTTTTACTGTACCTGTTCCTTACCGCTATATTTTTAGCGGTAGGCCGAATTATACTTATAGGCATATTGGCCGTTAGGCAGTTTGCCCTGAATAAAAAAGCGCCTGATCATGATGTGGATGTAAGCGCCCTGCCGCCGGTAAGTATTATTGTGCCTGCTTACAATGAGGAGGTAACAGCGGTTAAAACTATACAAAGCCTGATGCAGCTGGAGTATCCGAAAATGGAAATACTTTTTGTGGACGATGGCTCTAAAGACCGGACGTTTGAAGTGGTGAGCACCGCCTATCAAAATCATGATATGGTTAAGATACTAACCAAACCTAACGGCGGCAAAGCATCGGCCCTGAACTTTGGTATTGCTCAGGCAAAGTATAATTATGTAGTGTGTATTGATGCTGATACTTTACTGAAGAACGACGCCATTATACACCTGATGGCTTACTTTACCGATGAGGAGATTGGCGCAGTAGCCGGTACGGTTAAAGTGGGTAACGAGACCAACCTTATTACACGCTGGCAGTCTATTGAATATATTACGGCGCAAAATATGGACCGCCGTGCTTTTGATTTACTCAACAGCATTACGGTGGTACCGGGAGCCATTGGGGCATTCCGGAAAGAGGCTATTTTTGAAGCAGGCGGCTTTACTACCGATACTTTGGCCGAAGATTGCGATTTAACAATGCGCATACTCAAGCTGGGCTATGTTATTCGTAATGCTGGTGAGGCTATTGCTTATACCGAAGCGCCCGAAACAGTGCACATGCTGATGAAACAACGTTTTAGATGGAGTTATGGCGTGATGCAAAGCTTCTGGAAAAACCGCGATGCCTTATTTAACCGCAAGTACAAATTTTTTGGCATGGTGGGTATGCCTAACATCCTTATTTTTCAGATCATACTGCCATTGTTCTCACCACTGGCCGATTTAATGATGATTGGCGGCTTTTTCAGCGACCATCCCGAAAAGATTTTTGCGTTCTACCTGGCGTTTATCGTTATCGATCTTTTAGTAGCGGTTATTGCTTTCCGTATGGAAAAAGAGAGTTACCGCAAATTAATCTACATTATTCCGCAGCGCTTTGCCTGGCGGCAATTGATGTACTACATCTTGTTCAAGTCTCTACGCCACGCCCTCAAAGGCCAGCACAGCGGCTGGGGTAATTTGAAAAGAACGGGCAATGTAAAGGTGTAA
- a CDS encoding hemolysin family protein codes for MGPDLDINGFHIFLTIFLVLLNGFFVAAEFAIVRVRGSQIEIQAKAGSRMAKVARGIMHNLDGYLAATQLGITIASLGLGWAGEEVVSKLMLNLFKAFGLVIESSLIINISHVVAFITITILHIVFGELAPKTLAIQRSVRTAMTVSYPLRFFFVVFRPAIWVLNSFANFILKLFGVTAVHGDESHHSSEELQYLLEQGKESGALDSNEHELIKNVFDFNERVVKNIMVPRTKISGIDISSSPQDLLDCLVTEGYSRMPVYDDTVDKIIGIVHAKDILPLLARKIDFELKDIIRKPYFIPETKKINDLMAELQQKRIQIAIVLDEFGGTAGMVTLEDIVEELVGEIQDEFDEEKPIVDKVNDREFIVNAVASIYDVNEHLPHDLPEDGDFDTVSGWVSEIFGKIPEVGEQRESNGYNITVLKKSDQNIESVKLELLLNEEDVSDLN; via the coding sequence ATGGGCCCTGATTTAGACATAAACGGTTTTCATATCTTCTTAACCATATTTTTGGTTTTGCTGAACGGTTTTTTCGTAGCCGCCGAATTTGCCATCGTGCGTGTTCGCGGTTCGCAAATTGAAATTCAGGCAAAGGCCGGTAGCCGGATGGCTAAAGTTGCCCGTGGTATTATGCATAATTTAGATGGTTACCTGGCTGCTACGCAGCTGGGTATTACCATTGCTTCACTTGGCTTAGGTTGGGCAGGCGAAGAGGTGGTTAGTAAACTCATGCTTAATTTATTCAAAGCATTTGGTTTAGTAATCGAATCAAGCCTTATTATTAACATTAGCCACGTAGTAGCCTTTATCACCATTACCATATTGCATATTGTATTTGGTGAGCTGGCTCCTAAAACACTGGCCATACAGCGTTCTGTACGAACAGCAATGACGGTGTCTTATCCCCTAAGATTCTTTTTTGTTGTATTTCGCCCGGCTATCTGGGTGCTGAACAGCTTTGCTAACTTTATTCTGAAGCTTTTTGGTGTTACCGCCGTTCACGGCGATGAATCACACCATAGCTCCGAAGAATTACAGTACTTGCTGGAACAGGGCAAAGAAAGTGGTGCACTGGATTCGAACGAGCATGAGCTCATTAAAAACGTATTTGATTTTAACGAGCGTGTGGTCAAGAACATCATGGTGCCTCGTACCAAAATATCAGGTATCGATATCAGCTCTTCGCCGCAGGATTTGTTAGACTGCTTGGTCACCGAAGGCTACTCGCGTATGCCGGTATATGACGATACGGTCGACAAGATCATCGGTATTGTACATGCGAAAGATATTTTGCCTTTACTGGCCCGTAAAATAGATTTTGAGCTGAAGGATATTATCCGCAAGCCGTACTTCATCCCCGAAACCAAGAAGATCAACGATCTGATGGCCGAACTGCAGCAAAAACGTATCCAGATCGCTATTGTGCTGGATGAGTTTGGCGGTACCGCTGGTATGGTAACGCTTGAAGATATTGTGGAGGAACTGGTTGGCGAGATTCAGGACGAGTTTGACGAGGAAAAGCCAATTGTTGACAAAGTAAATGACCGTGAGTTCATTGTTAACGCTGTAGCTTCTATTTACGACGTAAATGAACATTTACCTCATGATTTGCCAGAGGATGGCGATTTTGATACCGTATCGGGCTGGGTAAGCGAAATTTTTGGCAAGATACCTGAGGTTGGCGAACAGCGCGAATCAAACGGTTACAACATTACAGTACTCAAAAAGTCTGACCAAAATATTGAATCGGTTAAGCTGGAACTCCTGCTGAACGAGGAAGACGTATCAGACCTTAATTAA
- a CDS encoding FeoB-associated Cys-rich membrane protein: MSFQTIIIILLFAAAVVYVGRMVYKSLYTKKGCGSNCKCGVDFSNVNPDKLGS; this comes from the coding sequence ATGAGTTTTCAAACCATCATCATTATATTACTTTTTGCGGCCGCTGTGGTTTATGTGGGCCGTATGGTATATAAAAGTCTTTATACTAAAAAAGGCTGTGGTTCAAACTGTAAATGCGGGGTCGATTTTTCGAACGTTAATCCCGACAAACTGGGTTCTTAA